GCTGTAGTACAGGAGTAGAAGGAATAGTTAATAGAGCGTGCACCGCGTTCTGCGGTGcatgaatatttaaattaaatttaagcACAATCTGGCCTAGAATCTTTGTCCCCATTGACCGAatggaatatattttttgcgCACCCATTTTCGTGGTCTATGTAACGCGGCTGTTCGTTATACCACCTAGTCGCGGAAAGGCATCCTGAACGTCTCTTTGCAACTTTTAATTCTAAACCGCAATCTGCATAAACCGTGTAACCATTCGGCGAATTGTCGAATTTTAATCAATGAGGTTAACCAAGCTTTGAAATATCAAACAGGGGCGACCTCACGTGGGGAAACCTTCGAATCTGCAAGTTAACAAAATACACGCTAGGTGGAAGTAGCTGGAGCTATCAGGATAAATGCGCAAGACCGCGTGGCGGCTTAGACGGCGCTTTCAAATGCTAACTTCGTTTCGACACGATgataacgttaaaaaaaaaaaacagattatTAATTTTAGTATAGAGAATCAAAGCAGGGAAATAGCTGAATTTTCGAAAGGGTTGCTAAGTTTTGGAACAAAGCGTTCAGACGTTTCTTCGGAACATTGCAAAGtagatagaaatttttcattgcgTCACGTACAATGATTACGGATTTGTGTAGAGATGAGTAAAACAGAGGTATTATAACTTCTTGAAATTCCAAGTTACGTATTACGGTATCGTTCGCAAGTAGAATACGGTACCTCGGCTGCCTTCATTCCTAACAATTACAGTAAATCCGTATGGAGATGTGCGTATAAATTTCTTACGCaaagaaggtaaaaaaaaaaaaaaaaacggttgaaaaaataattaacaatcataaaatattatacatattactACTATACGTGAGGTGCATAAACTCGAACGCTGTCGGTTAATGGCTAAAATTTGCACATCCGTCTTGAGTTTCTCTCATCTCGGAAACGGTCATCGTCATTGTGTAACCGCAATGATGTTGccaaaaagaataaaaagaaataaaaaattaaacgttgctgtataaagaaaaaattgatacatcttagaaaattgaaagatcGCGAAATAAAGCGAATTCTCAACCCAGTTGCAGAGTAATTATAGTAATCGCTCACTCGAGCCTCAGAAAAGAAAGACACGACTTTGCACAATAAAATTGACTTCCGATGCGTATTGCATACATCAGACGTTTCGAATCAAGACAACTATTGCGCATAGGTAATTGGGTTACGTTATTTACGATATTTTAATTCGAGCTCATTAGGTACTCGGAGAGCCGGGGATTGGAGCCTGTTGCGGTGTACACGCAGACATAGCTAAACGGGCAAAGACGCGCGTCTCAAATATATACCCAACACAGTTTAAACGTAGGCATGTATTCGGTGTTCGACAGGCTGCAGAGACTGTGGCACGAGCTAATGGTATCACGCTCGAATAATAAGGAATAGGAAGGAATATAGCCGAGCAGGCATCGCGGAGAGGAGACAGGGTTGGATACGCACGCATGGGTTTGCTGCACGTTACGTTTGGGGTCCCGAGTCCCAGTACGAGGCCCCGGTTTTACAAACACACAGTCCGCAGCCAACTGCAGTCAACTTTGCACCGCGCTTTCGACCCGGGTCAGTCCGACCGGACCTTCTCTACGCTTTCGCGACGCTCTTTAGATGGCCTAATTGCTTTGTTTGATTGTGACTTGTGACTTGCCTCTTATCGCAGCCCGCGCACATCTACGCACGCATACACGCAAACGAGTGAAAATCAGGAAGTAAATCGTCTAGCGACTTCTTCTCGAGGTTCATTCGCGAGGCTACCTGTGCCGAATTAAACCGAAAATGGTAGCGCAAGAGCTGACGAATACGATAGTTCTCGTATTTGCATAATTttgtgttaaaaattgtaatttacttGTAATCGGAGgtgagtaaaattgaaaaaaagaaagcgaCTTCTGAAAATTATATACCCTGGATTGTGCCGCACGCGCCATTCATTGTTAGTTAGGGGAGACATATGGCGAGGTAGAATTATTACTCGGTGGCAATACGCAACAGGTGTTCTCGGTCGGAAGTACGCCGGTCCGTTTGCGAAGTGATGGAAGGGTGCGATTCAATACTTGCGCTAGTGTCAGTTTGTTCGCAGAAGAGTGACCGAGTCGTTAAAATGTGAGGCGACAGTGTCGAGAGAGTTAAATTTCGAAAGCTAAATCCCAAAGCGCTCGACGTAACCCGTCGATTTCGATTTTTCCCTATAACCGCTCGATCAAACGCGCAAGTAATAATCACACATtgtcgatttgaaaaatgagcgTAAAATCCGGAAGCTACCTAACAGTATTCGCCCTGTGGGTGATTAcggcgagagaaattttcgttACCGGAGAACAGAGGTTCGAAGAAACGCCAGCTCTGTATCAGGAAGTATCCTCCGGAGATGACGTTCGTCTTAGGTGCAGGGTGAAAGACAAAAGAGGGCAGTGTGTGTGGCAGAAGGACCGGAAACCGGTGGGCATTCATCCGGGAAAATATGAGTGGGCGAGCGATCGCGAGGGGGACTGTTCCATCCTCGTGAAGAGGGCATCCCTTGACTTCGACGACGGTCAATGGGAGTGCCAGGTCACCCCCGGAGATTTTGCCCGTCAGGACGCCCTCACATCCCCCCCGGCTCGCCTTCTCGTCAGAGGTAGGATTTATAACTCCCATCGGATTTCATTCTCCTATTCAAATTCTAATTCGGATCGGTTCTCTATTCCGTCACGAACCAGTTGACCCCTCTTTCTACGCACACGTCACATCAGCCTTCTCTCAACTTTGAAGCACGTTTCCTCATTCATGTTGAAGGAGttgggatttttttaaacctacATACGCGCTGGATTAAGCGAACCGTCACCTACCGATAGACTGGCTAtgatactttttcaatttcccaaaCTATCTCAATAAGTCGATGAAAAAGATACCCGCACGAACGCATCATCCTTCCGTTGCAGTAAGCCCGAGAAAACCGCGCCTCGAAGTCGAAGGCACAGTCTTGGGTTCAATCCTTACTCTGAGGGAGGGTCAAGAGGCAACGTTGTCCTGTGTCTCTAGATACGGAAATCCTCCTGCGCTGATTAAGTGGTACGCAAAGAATACGTGTTATCTGTGATTTTCTTGAATCTAGATGTATGTTCATACGTATAGACCTGTAACCGCGGGTAGAATGTCATTACAGATACAGAATGTACCGAATTGggtatttgcatgatttttatatttcttgacttttgatgtttttcgattctataaatttttttagaatttttgaaaaaaaaatattttgtttttgtttataaatatttaaataatttaataaataaaagtggtCCTAAATCACATAAAAGTCACGTGACATAAAACGGAATGTGATTGGTTTGACGTCATTGTGCTGCTACTGGCGCGTTTATTTGAATCCACAAAGagtaatgtacaatattttctagcgctaaaaaaattttaagtaaattttttaaactttaagtttgatacattgtataattaatgtcagacttcggtgaaaataattgaaatagaaatcaatttttgtgtggtatttttttttttgaactcacACGGATAATTGTGTGGAGGTTATGATCACGTCAATGTATTATACTAAGAATGTTAAGCAAGCATTAgtttgagtatttttacaaGTTGGTACTATACACcaacaaaaatcgttttttaatgacatattaaataatttaataactttaGTTTATAATAAACAGCACTATCAGACGTTCTTTTCATCAATCACAACACAGAGCAACAGCTGATTACACGCACGGCGTGCTTACAGGAGAACTTGgcgctaaaaatttcaaaaaaattcagcattgTGACGTCACATACGCGAGATGGAGctacttattcatttaaatattgccttttttttatttattaaattatttaaatacttataaacaaaaacaaaatatttttttttcaaaaattctaaaaaaatttatagaatcgaaaaacatcaaaagttaagaaatataaaaatcatgcaaataccCAATTCAACAATCATTTGCGCAGGTACGTAGGTGGTAGCGAAGTTGCGCCTCTTAAGGACCAAACCAACGCGACGGAGGTCGACAATCCGAAGACCTGGGCGGCCCACAGCCTCCTTAGAATCCGTGGCGAAAGGGCAAATCACGGAAAGCCTGTTCGGTGCCTGAGTATTCATCCGACCACCGCGGTGCCAGCTGTGGCGGAGTCGAAGCTCGACGTTCATTGTAAGTTTGATCTCCAGGCGATAATGAAAagcgatagaaaaaaataaaatgcaacAATGCGACGCATGAATATTCACCCTCTGTTCCCGCATAATACTCCTCCGTTCGTCAGATTCACCGGAAGTTAAGCTGGAAACGGTCCCAAGGTCTCTCGCTGCGGCGTTGGAAGACTCGGAGAGTTTCCTGAGTCTGAAGTGCCTCGTGGACGCGAATCCTCCCGCAGTGGTCAAGTGGTACAAAGACTCGGAGCCGGTGGTCGGGTTCAAGAACAGCGTCTTCCCCAGGGACAATCGAACGAACTCCAGCATTCCGGGAATGATGGGATTATCAGAGCTCCCATTCGAGCCTGTAAAACGAACGGACAAGGGCCTCTACTCCTGCAAGGCGTCGAACACGATCGGCGAAAGCCCGTCCGCTCACTACCGTTTCGACGTCCAATGTGAGCGcggaaaaaacgaaatttgcaGACTTGGAGAAGAATAATTGTCAATAATAACATCATCCTCTTGCCTAGATGGTCCCAGAGCGACTTCCGTTAACGACAGACGACAAGATGGAGGGGGGCCTAAGGTGGAAGAGGCGGTCGTTGCCGTCCTGGGTTCAAGCCTCGACACCTTCGAGTGCGAATTGTTCGACGCGAATCCCTCGGCGATGTACAGATGGGTCCACCTCCGGGGGGGCACCAACACCGAGATGATCTCTAACCCGGGCGACCGGGCGGGGGACGCCGGGCGTCGTCTGCGCCTGGAGAACGTCCAATGGTCCGACGAGGGTGAGTACCGATGCGTCGCCTACAACGTGATAAACGGGGTACGTCGAGAGGCGTCGAGCGACGCTCGCTACGTCCTCCACGTCACAGGACCCCCCGAAATCCAGACGGGGGCCTCGTCGGCTGGCGAATCCGCGGACGGGGGCGACATCCGGTCCATCGGGTGGGCCGGGGAACCGGTTCACAGACTGAGGTCCCGGTTCTGCTCCAGGCCTCCACCTCGCCTCGTCGCTTGGCAGTGGGGGAGCTCGCACATCAGGGCTGGTGAGTGATGTTCGATTGCGGTGGTGGAGAGTAGGGATGGAAGGAGAGTTCTAAGTGCAGATCCCGATACACAAAGACACGACACCTTTTTCCGGTGATCGGTACAGTCAATCGAAATGAGGAAAACCCCCATACGAAGAAAAGGGTTTGTGGCTGAGCTGTGAAGCGGGTAAAAGGTCACCATTCGGATCTGTACGCAGAAATCTCCTTGTACTACTACTACGGAGAGTTGCATGTAGCAATTTAATATCCGAGCGATTGAATTTCCAGGAGAAAGCATTCCGCCGAAGTACGAAGCGCTTCCGTTGGAACCGATTATCGAGAACAAGATGGTGACGAATTGCTACTGGGCGAAGCTCGAGATAAAGGATTTGCAGAAGGAGGACGCGCGGGTTTACACGTTGCTGGTGGAGAGCGAGAAGGGCAGGGATTCGACGAATGTTCTTTTGCTGGTGCGGGACCCGATGGGGACACGATTGATCGCGGCAGCCGCGGCTGTCGGGACTTTGTTTCTCCTCGGGCTATTCGCGATCTGTCTTTACGCCGCGTTCAGGTCTAAACGAACCGATTTGTACAGCCAGGAAGTTGAGGAGGGTAGCATTGCGGCGGACGCTTTTTACAGTCCCACGTCTACCGTCGACAGGCAGAGAATCGCCGATCAGTCTCAGATGCAAGCTAGCCAGGACCAGACCAAACCTCTGGCTAACAATAAAGAGACGTTGCACGAAAGCCCGCTCGCTGTTCTTTACGGATACGATCACATTTCGAAACAGGCGGCTATGACTAGGTCGCCGATGAGCCCAGAAGCGCTGAAAGTTAGGAGAGCCCCCGTCGTTCTGCAGGCTCCAACGATAGTTTAGCGAACGTTAACGTTATTTCGTATGTTGAACGAAACACGTATTGATACAAATTATTACCGAAAAGCTGCTTTCACGCACTATACTTGCTATAATACGCGTGGGATATtgtattattgattatataaaGATTATTCTTCTACGTAGAAAACACATTGTCCGTTTTTCTTCAacgatcaaatattttttacagagTCTGAAACCTTAATTGTTATCTGTACAATATCACTAATAATTTAATTACCGTTCGCTTCTAAACCATAATTGTTTGACATAATGTGACACCTATAAGCTTTTATTACCATTAATTATCAtactaattatatttaattatttattgttttcattgttgtattttataggaataaaaaataaatatgaataaagaaaaaacaataataaaagttGATAATTAAAGTCAAAATATCGTTTACAAACAAGTAACGTATCCCCCGCAATATGGCGAATGGCAGATAACTAACTTGTTTTGATAGCGACGAAAATTGTACTGTGAAAATGtaatattccaatttttaatAAGCACCgtgtgatatttttaatcgatCAATACCACGGAGGATAATCGAGGTTCAGAACCTGATGTTCGAAatgacgaatgaaatttaagaAATGCGAATGGCAAGACCCGTCTACGAGTCTCGTAGTTTATGACCGATCGACTCCTCGTTTACGACGCGTGGAGACAGGTGGCCCAAAGATCCATGACAAACCGTCTCTGTCATTTGTAGGTTGGTTGAACGAGTATGAATGTTTATTTAAACGTGTGACTAACGGTAGAAGAACAGTTGATTAACGTGAAAGCAAACGAAAGCGCGTCCGTTTCGCGGAggttcaataataataatgacgtaCCTTAAGTCATGGGAAGAATTCGAGAAGGTAGCTGAGAGGTTATATCTCCAAGATCCACTGAAGGTTTGCCATTTCACTTTTATTCTCTTCCACTTTGACAGTAGTTTATTCACCCTATAGATGAATAAGATTTTATTAAAAGTTGACTTGGTGCAAAATTTCTGTCAATTGCCAAACTGTTCAAATCATAACCTATATGTTGATCGTGGCGGTACAGTTAACACCAGCTGTGTACAATGACGCTGATGATAAATTTACATGAATGCATAAGTAGGAAGAGTCGATCATTTGTAAAGATACTAATATTCCAAGTATTGTCAAATGATTTGTATGTCACCCTTGTTAACCTTTGTCTTACTTACTTGTTATTTCGTTTGTTCCAGGCTCGGTACACAATGAAATACTGCCATAACAAAGGTACTTTATCCCTCAAGCTCACAGACAATCGTACGGTAAGTAAAGCGCAAAGCACAAGTTAAAATGCTGTAATATTGTCGCAATCGTGGCTAAATCGTTCATCGTTTCACTTGCAGTGTTTGCAGTACAAAACAGAGATCGCGCAAGATCtgaaaaagatggaaaaattcatAGGCAACCTGATGCGACACATGGCGTCCAAGGACAactaatatttattactataggaatatattgtttaaataataacgataaaaaaggatgaaacgaaaaagaaaaacaaggtATTCACAAGGATTCTAAAGTCCGTTTCTTTGAcgatacatatatgtatatagtatattcatatagatttttttcatttctgtctTTCATTCCattgggataaaaaaaagaaaaaaaaaaaaaaaacagtttctctttcgttctttaatatacaatatgtgcattgaaattattcttcatttgAACTTAAAGCTCGGTGCTTATTTCGGCCTGCTTCTGTGTCGGCGAGTCAGAGTTCTGTAACAACAGATAAATGTTCAATTATTACTTGTTCTTCATTCCGGCGATGGATGGATTAATTATCTTTCATAATTGCAATAGATACTTACAAATCCACATGCAAGAAATAGATTATGTGtatttggaaaatgaaaagaaatcacCCGCCATGACTCAATTCACTCGTAACCTGTGCCACTCTTGTTTAATACCGAAGAAAACTATGTCACAATAAAGTGGCAGAGGACGATTTGCAaagggaaataaattttttgaaaacaaaaaagtgaaaacaatattgaaaaaataagatcGTTGTTGTACTTGGCTGCTTCTTACAGTCACAATGGGATAAAGAGAGAAGCATCTGCGCGGAGGGGCGAACAAACTTACGATATAATGGGCTGAAGAACTGCATCCAAAGTTGCGTCAGCGGGAGGGTAGATTTCTTGATTTGAAGACAGATCATAGCGTCCCTCTCCCCCCAATTTCTTTTGCTGCTATACCaaagaaaactattttttactAAACTACCACACAGCAGATCAATAAATACAATAGTCTACCACAGTTTTGTTCATCAGCATTTCATTAGAAATTTCGTTTAAACCATCATGATAACAATTAACTGGTGAAACACTGCCAGGATATTTCCATAGTTCAACTGAGAATATTCACTGCAAATTATACTTCTAATAAAATGCTCAGATTTGACACACACAAATACGTAGATCACCTTTGCCGTATTAGTTCAATCGTAAGCATTACGCAAAATAGAACTTTATCGAAActcatcaaaaataaaatagtttgGTCAAGTTTCAGAACGCAGTTCTTACAAGTGCAAAAATACGGTAACTGCGAGTAATATTGAAAGCAATAAGCAAAATCCGCGGAAAGCCAAGTTTTGCAAACAGTTTTGAAGTTTAAAAGTAAGGTAATTGTCATATTCAACTCTAGCCTATCTTGGGGGTATGATTGAAGATCTGTAAGTCTATCACACATTGTAAAATTGTCGCGACAAGTTTTCATATCTGCAATAGTTTATAATAAGGTAGTTTATCTACTTAATTGTGCAAAGGGCAATTTGTCTTCATACGGGAAACACAAAACGAACACACACAGGATGTGAGACTACGGTATTAGAAAAAGAAGTATTTAGTTCGGCGTTTGTTGATGGATAATTCAAAATACGTACAACTCTTGTAATTCGGGTGCTGCCCGCAGAACTTGAGCAGCAGCTTGAAAAGTCGTGAGGAGTGCTCTCGCCTAGTCCGCTGTCGATATTATTCCCTATCAATATCCTGCCGCCGTTACGACGATAATCAAACTCCTTCCTTGAATTATATTCGTTTCTAGCGCCGCAGAAATGTTTTGAATCAATTCGACCCGCAGATCTCGACGAACTTAAGTTATAACTTCCATCGCGACTATGATGAGCggttcttctctctctctctcttacgcCAAGTGATCCGAAGTTCATTCTGAAAGTGAATCGTTGACAATCTAGGCCTGCAGGAAGGTTCCCGTCGGGGGAAAGACATAGGATACACAACATAACAGTACATAAAATTCGCGGTTTTTGCTTGCGGTAAAGCAGCAAAGTTGCCTGCAGCTAGGTagatacatatacgtacaaaatgaaataaacgGGTGCGTCAAGCTGTTAATCAGTGATTTATTAACGGACTCATgcttttcgaataaataagGGGGCGGGGTGCATGCTTAGACAATGTATACACATGcttggaataaataaaaaaaaatcgatacaaaaatggagacaaaaagaaaaaaatttatgcataaaaaaaaaaaacacatgcAATTAAAAACGagtaaaaacgaaacaacAGATAAGGCTATTCTCGTCTGGGTGTATTATtacgtaaaatataaattttaaacaatgaCTACGGATCCCGTCTCGTCCTCGATAGGAGGGGGTCCGTGCAGTATGCAGCTTGTCTTGAGATCATCGTACCTAGGTAGAGCAGTCGTTTCGACATCCTCAGATCTAGGTATCGGAGGTATCTGCGAATTCTGTACTGCCGACTGAGACGACTGGACGATAGTGTACGGAATCTCTCGCCTCTGCTGCTCGCTCATTCCCGTTGTGTCGATCAAGCCAAACTCCaagtgcctgaaagaattttagaaagaataaatttcatccaCTTACACAGTCACTTAACGGCATCCGACGAGTCAAAATTTTGGTCACAATTTATCGCACTTTTTCGCAATCTTACTTTCGAAGCTCATCGGGTAAATGCTGCTTGTGAGACGAGGACGGACTTCTGTGCCTGCTCCTGTGCCTTCTCCGCGGTTCCGTGTGACTCACCACCTaataaagagaagaaaaaaaaaacaaagcacGAAATTACTTAATCTTCACCCGCTGGCCTCATATTCAATTGCTCCGTTCGCGTTGATCGGAATATCAGGTGCTTACCACAGCTCGTTGAACTCCCTCTCCCTTTCTCTTCTGCGCCTCTCTCCACTGGGGTTCCGAATCGACGAGTTCATGCCTAAGCAAgtatgataacaataatatgtatatatgcgaTACGCCTTGTATAATACGAGTTACGgaatgatttcttttttatccacCCAGAAACGGGTTGTCAACCAAACGTACGTAGTTACCTCGAGTTACGAGAGCTCCTGTGTTTCCGACGGTGTTTCCGATGCCCGGACCGCGAATCCGAGCCCCTTGACAACTCCGACTCGCAATCCGAGTGTCGACTATGCCTTCGGTGACTGTGGCTGTGGCTGTGACTCCTCCGCCTGTGACCACCTCGGCCGTGACTGTCTCCCGAACTCTGGCTCTCCACTGAGCTACTCCTTCGCTGGAGTCTGCTCAGGAGCTAAAAAAATCCAGAGAAACGTACAGGATGCAACGACTCCGTTCCTTGGCTAATAGCAAGAGCAAGAAAAATGCCAAGCGCAACTTACAGCCGGCGCGGTGCCCGCGGATCGGACCGACCGAGGACTGGACGAGGTGTAAAGTCCCCTGGGTTGACTCTGGGTCCAAGGTGCGCTTCTCGTGCTCCTGGTGCTTCTGGGACTAGTATCGTTTTGTTGAGTACCGTTGGCGAGGTTCGAGGTCGAAATACTGGATACCGGTACGGGATGAGAGACGGCGTTTGGAGCGGGAACCTCGACGAACGGTCCGGCCATTTCCTGTCCCTCGACAACGCGTCGCTGGGCGCGTCTGCTGGGAGCCCTTTGAAAGGCGGGCGCGGGATTCCGTATCCTGGCGCCGTGGTGCTTCTCGGATCCCGAGGATTGCGGGCTGTAGGAACGGAACCGGGAGTACGGGCTCAGAGGCGGAGGCCCCGTCGCCATAAGACGGAAGAAAGCCTGATGCTCGAGGCAGCACTTCCAAAGATGACGGCAAGCCCCTCGGGACGGCGTTTCGAAACCGTGCGTACGCTCCTCGGAGTTTTTCTCGCTCACTCGGAGCATGAAGTACCTGCCCTACGTGCCATTATTTTAATCACGATACTTGTGCGCGGAGCGCAGCAGCCTTTCAACAGCAGGTAGGATACGTACTCTGTACGTATAGGTGGGTATGTCTATACATGCAACAAGTATTATAGGCATACTGAAATAAACTAGCGCGCCGCCTCGTTAATTGTTATATATCTTCGGGGCAGAGAAACTTTCAAAAGGTGAATAAGAAAACATTCTGAATACCACACAAAATATACCTGCTATTAGTATTAATATTATCGTGTAACTACTTTTTATATTGCTGCTTTCAGTTTTACTATTCGCGTGTATCGTGCGATGTTAATTATACTAAAATGTGCACGGTGTTTAGGTGTTTACCTACCTTGTAATAGATTTTATTGATTCTCGGCCAGTAGTAGTTTCCCACTTTGTTCTTATTTCGTAAAACTATGATGCCGCTCGGTGTCAGGCCTAGGAAATAATCCACGTTGTCTTCACCCTGCGGagttgggaaaaaattaaaattatcacGTACAAAAAATGCACTCGGTTATCGCGACAACCGTTGCTTAAACTTGTCTTTGGGACGTACCAAAACTGGATGCAGATCAACTCCGTACATCTCGAGCCATTTCACCTTGTCGAGGTAGTTGAGCTCAGCGGCCGAAGGAAGTTGACCTCTGGATAATAACAATTGATCAATGTACGATAACACAATTTTTCTAATGCCTAATCCGCGTCAACTGTAAACGAtgagtatacctatacgtatgtgtatttACACATATAGCTGACCTGCAATGGAACGAAAACAACTCAATAAAACTCTCAACTCACACGAGGCTTTTGTGTAATTCGGCGATTCGGGATTCCAGCTCTGCCGTTTGATTGGCGAGAAATCGAAACTCGGTCACGTAACCCGTCGAATGTCTTCTCGTGTCG
This region of Neodiprion virginianus isolate iyNeoVirg1 chromosome 7, iyNeoVirg1.1, whole genome shotgun sequence genomic DNA includes:
- the LOC124308339 gene encoding signal recognition particle 9 kDa protein, whose amino-acid sequence is MTYLKSWEEFEKVAERLYLQDPLKARYTMKYCHNKGTLSLKLTDNRTCLQYKTEIAQDLKKMEKFIGNLMRHMASKDN
- the LOC124308989 gene encoding irregular chiasm C-roughest protein-like, giving the protein MSVKSGSYLTVFALWVITAREIFVTGEQRFEETPALYQEVSSGDDVRLRCRVKDKRGQCVWQKDRKPVGIHPGKYEWASDREGDCSILVKRASLDFDDGQWECQVTPGDFARQDALTSPPARLLVRVSPRKPRLEVEGTVLGSILTLREGQEATLSCVSRYGNPPALIKWYVGGSEVAPLKDQTNATEVDNPKTWAAHSLLRIRGERANHGKPVRCLSIHPTTAVPAVAESKLDVHYSPEVKLETVPRSLAAALEDSESFLSLKCLVDANPPAVVKWYKDSEPVVGFKNSVFPRDNRTNSSIPGMMGLSELPFEPVKRTDKGLYSCKASNTIGESPSAHYRFDVQYGPRATSVNDRRQDGGGPKVEEAVVAVLGSSLDTFECELFDANPSAMYRWVHLRGGTNTEMISNPGDRAGDAGRRLRLENVQWSDEGEYRCVAYNVINGVRREASSDARYVLHVTGPPEIQTGASSAGESADGGDIRSIGWAGEPVHRLRSRFCSRPPPRLVAWQWGSSHIRAGESIPPKYEALPLEPIIENKMVTNCYWAKLEIKDLQKEDARVYTLLVESEKGRDSTNVLLLVRDPMGTRLIAAAAAVGTLFLLGLFAICLYAAFRSKRTDLYSQEVEEGSIAADAFYSPTSTVDRQRIADQSQMQASQDQTKPLANNKETLHESPLAVLYGYDHISKQAAMTRSPMSPEALKVRRAPVVLQAPTIV
- the LOC124308337 gene encoding band 4.1-like protein 4 isoform X2; protein product: MVVEWLCPGLRPAGRRRPRLLHCKVILLDEHELLQDVLSTNLGQELLDRVFRHLNLLETAYFGLRYLDHENQTQWLDPSKKIGKQLKNQGSGNGGDGNPDVHTLYFGVKFYAADPCKLVEEITRYQFFLQVKQDILQGRLPVSFDLAAELGAYVVQSELGDYDTRRHSTGYVTEFRFLANQTAELESRIAELHKSLVGQLPSAAELNYLDKVKWLEMYGVDLHPVLGEDNVDYFLGLTPSGIIVLRNKNKVGNYYWPRINKIYYKGRYFMLRVSEKNSEERTHGFETPSRGACRHLWKCCLEHQAFFRLMATGPPPLSPYSRFRSYSPQSSGSEKHHGARIRNPAPAFQRAPSRRAQRRVVEGQEMAGPFVEVPAPNAVSHPVPVSSISTSNLANGTQQNDTSPRSTRSTRSAPWTQSQPRGLYTSSSPRSVRSAGTAPALLSRLQRRSSSVESQSSGDSHGRGGHRRRSHSHSHSHRRHSRHSDCESELSRGSDSRSGHRKHRRKHRSSRNSRHELVDSEPQWREAQKRKGEGVQRAVVVSHTEPRRRHRSRHRSPSSSHKQHLPDELRKHLEFGLIDTTGMSEQQRREIPYTIVQSSQSAVQNSQIPPIPRSEDVETTALPSSKRNWGERDAMICLQIKKSTLPLTQLWMQFFSPLYQL
- the LOC124308337 gene encoding band 4.1-like protein 4 isoform X1, which codes for MVVEWLCPGLRPAGRRRPRLLHCKVILLDEHELLQDVLSTNLGQELLDRVFRHLNLLETAYFGLRYLDHENQTQWLDPSKKIGKQLKNQGSGNGGDGNPDVHTLYFGVKFYAADPCKLVEEITRYQFFLQVKQDILQGRLPVSFDLAAELGAYVVQSELGDYDTRRHSTGYVTEFRFLANQTAELESRIAELHKSLVGQLPSAAELNYLDKVKWLEMYGVDLHPVLGEDNVDYFLGLTPSGIIVLRNKNKVGNYYWPRINKIYYKGRYFMLRVSEKNSEERTHGFETPSRGACRHLWKCCLEHQAFFRLMATGPPPLSPYSRFRSYSPQSSGSEKHHGARIRNPAPAFQRAPSRRAQRRVVEGQEMAGPFVEVPAPNAVSHPVPVSSISTSNLANGTQQNDTSPRSTRSTRSAPWTQSQPRGLYTSSSPRSVRSAGTAPALLSRLQRRSSSVESQSSGDSHGRGGHRRRSHSHSHSHRRHSRHSDCESELSRGSDSRSGHRKHRRKHRSSRNSRHELVDSEPQWREAQKRKGEGVQRAVVVSHTEPRRRHRSRHRSPSSSHKQHLPDELRKHLEFGLIDTTGMSEQQRREIPYTIVQSSQSAVQNSQIPPIPRSEDVETTALPRMNFGSLGVRERERRTAHHSRDGSYNLSSSRSAGRIDSKHFCGARNEYNSRKEFDYRRNGGRILIGNNIDSGLGESTPHDFSSCCSSSAGSTRITRVQQKKLGGEGRYDLSSNQEIYPPADATLDAVLQPIISTLTRRHRSRPK
- the LOC124308337 gene encoding band 4.1-like protein 4A isoform X3; amino-acid sequence: MVVEWLCPGLRPAGRRRPRLLHCKVILLDEHELLQDVLSTNLGQELLDRVFRHLNLLETAYFGLRYLDHENQTQWLDPSKKIGKQLKNQGSGNGGDGNPDVHTLYFGVKFYAADPCKLVEEITRYQFFLQVKQDILQGRLPVSFDLAAELGAYVVQSELGDYDTRRHSTGYVTEFRFLANQTAELESRIAELHKSLVGQLPSAAELNYLDKVKWLEMYGVDLHPVLGEDNVDYFLGLTPSGIIVLRNKNKVGNYYWPRINKIYYKGRYFMLRVSEKNSEERTHGFETPSRGACRHLWKCCLEHQAFFRLMATGPPPLSPYSRFRSYSPQSSGSEKHHGARIRNPAPAFQRAPSRRAQRRVVEGQEMAGPFVEVPAPNAVSHPVPVSSISTSNLANGTQQNDTSPRSTRSTRSAPWTQSQPRGLYTSSSPRSVRSAGTAPALLSRLQRRSSSVESQSSGDSHGRGGHRRRSHSHSHSHRRHSRHSDCESELSRGSDSRSGHRKHRRKHRSSRNSRHELVDSEPQWREAQKRKGEGVQRAVVVSHTEPRRRHRSRHRSPSSSHKQHLPDELRKHLEFGLIDTTGMSEQQRREIPYTIVQSSQSAVQNSQIPPIPRSEDVETTALPRTLTRRHRSRPK